DNA sequence from the Cyanobacteriota bacterium genome:
CAAAAGTCGTGGCTGGTGCTGGGTCAGTTAGGTCATCTGCTGGCACATATACCGCCTGAATTGAGGTAATCGAACCTTCAGTAGTAGAGGTAATTCGCTCTTGCAAGTCACCCACATCCGTACCCAGAGTTGGCTGATAACCTACCGCCGAAGGCATCCGACCGAGCAGTGCCGACACTTCAGAACCAGCTTGCACGAACCGGAAAATGTTGTCGATAAATAGCAACACATCCTGTTTGTTGACATCCCGGAAATATTCCGCCATGGTCAATGCTGACAGACCTACCCGCATCCGTGCTCCTGGTGGCTCGTTCATCTGACCATAGACCAGAGCAATTTTAGACTTACTGGGATCTTCTTCGTCAATTACCTTAGACTCAATCATTTCGTTGTAGAGGTCATTGCCCTCGCGGGTACGCTCACCCACGCCGCCAAACACAGACACGCCACCGTGTTGAGTTGCAATGTTGTTAATCAACTCCATCATAATCACGGTTTTGCCCACACCAGCACCACCGAATAGCCCAATCTTGCCGCCCCGACGATAGGGAGTCAGCAAATCAACCACCTTGATTCCCGTTTCAAATATTGAGGGCTTAGTCTCTAAATCCGTCAGTTTAGGAGCAGGACGGTGAATGGGCATGGTCTGAGAGCGGTCAACATCACCCTTTTCATCAACAGGCTCGCCCAGTACATTGAAGATACGACCCAAAGTTGGAGTTCCTACGGGCACACTGATGGCAGCACCAGTATCTACGACTTCCATTCCACGGATCAAGCCATCGGTGCTACTCATTGCTACGGCGCGGACTTGATTGTCTCCCAACAATTGCTGCACTTCACAAGTCACTTTAACCGTCTGACCCGCTGTATTCGTACCACTGATGCTCAAAGCATTGTAAATCTTAGGCAAGTTACCGCTGGGAAACTTAATGTCCACAACGGGGCCAATGATTTGGGTGATGTAACCGATATTTGTTCGTTCTGCTGTGGTAACCATGTGTATACCTTAGTTAAGCCTCTTGCGTATGAATGTGCCTGCTAGCTCTCGAATTAACCCAGGACTTTACATTAATTCACCGCTACTTAGCTTATCACTATCGGGATCGCATCAGTGCACTGGAAATTTAC
Encoded proteins:
- the atpD gene encoding F0F1 ATP synthase subunit beta, which codes for MVTTAERTNIGYITQIIGPVVDIKFPSGNLPKIYNALSISGTNTAGQTVKVTCEVQQLLGDNQVRAVAMSSTDGLIRGMEVVDTGAAISVPVGTPTLGRIFNVLGEPVDEKGDVDRSQTMPIHRPAPKLTDLETKPSIFETGIKVVDLLTPYRRGGKIGLFGGAGVGKTVIMMELINNIATQHGGVSVFGGVGERTREGNDLYNEMIESKVIDEEDPSKSKIALVYGQMNEPPGARMRVGLSALTMAEYFRDVNKQDVLLFIDNIFRFVQAGSEVSALLGRMPSAVGYQPTLGTDVGDLQERITSTTEGSITSIQAVYVPADDLTDPAPATTF